Genomic DNA from Pelosinus sp. UFO1:
TCTACACCAGGCACTACTCCTACAGCAATCACGGTAAAGCCCATGCCGCGAGCGGCACGGGCAAATTCTACTGGCAATCGTCCAACACCAGCTAATAAACCTATTGTCTTCATTCTATCAAGCTCCTATTCCCCGTCCCGACGACCGCGGCAGACACCCCGCTCTACATTACGTAAAAAACGCAGGAAGTGTTCCACTTCAGGATAGGATTCCAATTCTTGTTCCATTGTTTCAATGGCTTGTGCCAAACTTAAACCAGAACGGTATAATATTTTGTATGCTTTTTTGATATTGCTACGGGCTTCAATGCCAATGCCAGAACGAGCCATACCAACATTATTTAAACCCGACACTCTCGCTGGATGACCATCAACAATCACGAAAGGCGGAATATCCTGCACTACTTTCGATGCACCACCTACCATAGCGTTCATACCAATCTTAACAAACTGATGAATGCCGGCCAAACCGCCAATAACAGCTCGGTCTTCGACAACTACATGACCTGCTAAGGTAGCTGCATTGGACATAATAACATGGTTGCCCACTACACAGTTATGAGCTACATGAGTATAAGCCATCAATAAGCAATTCGAGCCAATGCGAGTTTCTTCCCCTTCACCAGTTGCTCGATTTACAGTGGCAAACTCTCTAATTTTCGTATTATCTCCAATAAATACATAGCTTTTCTCACCATTAAATTTTAAATCCTGTGGCTCTGAGCCAATCGATGCACTAGGAAAAATAACACAATTTTTCCCAATACTAGTCCATCCATCTATGGCAACATGGGCACTGATCTTAGTGCCTTCACCAATTACTACATTCTCACCAATGACTGCATAGGGCCCAATCTCAACATCTTTGCCAATACGAGCATTCGGATGAACTACTGCTGTTTCATGTATTTTACGCAGAGCTACAACAACCTTTTCCGGCTTCATCTGCACTTCACTCCTTACTAGACTAAATACTTTCCGGTACTGCCTATCCATTCTATTCTTATAGTCCGACTGACCAGTCTAAATATGACAAGTAATATTCAGTTAAATACAACCGTTATGGCGTTTTTTCGCTGACTATCGCATATTTAAACCCCAATACCACTAGTTTTCTTTTATTTACTTTATTTTGATGCTAAAGCGAATAAAAATTCTCCCTCTGCTACTAACTGTTCATCAACGAAAGCCTGTGCCCATATTTTGCCCATGTTGCCACGTACTTTAATCAATTCAGCTACCATACGCACTTGGTCAC
This window encodes:
- the lpxA gene encoding acyl-ACP--UDP-N-acetylglucosamine O-acyltransferase, with product MKPEKVVVALRKIHETAVVHPNARIGKDVEIGPYAVIGENVVIGEGTKISAHVAIDGWTSIGKNCVIFPSASIGSEPQDLKFNGEKSYVFIGDNTKIREFATVNRATGEGEETRIGSNCLLMAYTHVAHNCVVGNHVIMSNAATLAGHVVVEDRAVIGGLAGIHQFVKIGMNAMVGGASKVVQDIPPFVIVDGHPARVSGLNNVGMARSGIGIEARSNIKKAYKILYRSGLSLAQAIETMEQELESYPEVEHFLRFLRNVERGVCRGRRDGE